A single Elephas maximus indicus isolate mEleMax1 chromosome 2, mEleMax1 primary haplotype, whole genome shotgun sequence DNA region contains:
- the LOC126070427 gene encoding olfactory receptor 2T29-like, with translation MDNTTWLSNHTERSYFILLGLFSQSKHPTLLCVVIFVIFLMALTGNTILILLIHSNTHLHTPMYFFISQLSVMDVMYISVTVPKMLMDQVMGVKKISFPKCGIQMFLYLTLGGSEFFLLAAMAYDRYLAICYPLHYPVLMNYRICLFLASGCWFLGSLDGFMLTPITMTFPFCRSREIHHFFCEVPAIMKLSCSDTSLIETIMYLCCVLMLLIPVIVISSSYSFILLTIHRMNSAEGRKKAFTTCSSHMTVVFLFYGAAIYSYMIPRSYHTPDKDLVVSLFYTILTPVLNPLIYSFRNKDVTGALEKMLNVEPVFQRTIK, from the coding sequence ATGGACAACACCACATGGCTGTCTAACCACACTGAAAGGTCCTATTTTATCCTGCTAGGACTCTTCAGTCAATCCAAACACCCAACTCTGCTCTGTGTggtcatttttgtgattttcttgaTGGCCCTGACTGGAAACACCATCCTGATCCTCCTGATACACTCTAATACCCacctccacactcccatgtactttttcatCAGCCAGTTGTCTGTCATGGATGTGATGTACATTTCTGTCACTGTGCCGAAGATGCTTATGGACCAGGTCATGGGTGTCAAAAAGATCTCATTTCCTAAATGTGGGATACAGATGTTCCTCTATTTGACACTAGGAGGATCAGAATTTTTCCTTCTAgctgccatggcctatgaccggtaCTTGGCCATCTGTTATCCACTCCATTACCCTGTCCTAATGAACTACAGAATATGTCTCTTCCTGGCATCTGGCTGCTGGTTCTTGGGTTCACTGGATGGCTTCATGCTCACTCCCATCACCATGACCTTCCCCTTCTGCAGATCTAGGGAGATCCATCACTTCTTCTGTGAGGTTCCTGCCATAATGAAACTCTCCTGCTCTGATACCTCACTCATTGAGACAATCATGTACCTGTGCTGTGTTCTCATGCTCCTCATTCCTGTGATAGTCATTTCAAGCTCCTACTCTTTCATCCTGCTTACTATCCACAGGATGAACTCAGCAGAGGGCCGGAAGAAGGCTTTTACCACCTGTTCCTCCCACATGACTGTGGTCTTCCTCTTCTATGGGGCTGCCATCTACTCCTACATGATCCCCAGGTCCTACCACACTCCAGACAAGGACTTGGTAGTTTCTTTGTTTTACACTATCCTCACTCCTGTCCTAAACCCATTAATCTATAGTTTTAGGAATAAAGATGTCACAGGGGctctggagaaaatgttgaatgtGGAACCTGTCTTTCAAAGAACTATAAAGTAG